The following proteins are co-located in the Syngnathus scovelli strain Florida chromosome 5, RoL_Ssco_1.2, whole genome shotgun sequence genome:
- the psmd12 gene encoding 26S proteasome non-ATPase regulatory subunit 12 — MAEERSERSDGKIVKMEVDYSSTVDQRLPECEKMAKDGKLQEAVESLLSLEKQTRTASDMVSTSRILVAVVQMCYAAKDWDALNENIMLLSKRRSQLKQAVAKMVQECYKYVDSVTDLTIKLRLIDTLRTVTAGKIYVEIERARLTKTLANIKEQSGDVKEAASILQELQVETYGSMEKKEKVEFILEQMRLCVAVKDYIRTQIISKKINTKFFQEEGSEELKLKYYNLMIQVDQHEGSYLSICKHYRAIYDTPCILEDSRKWQQALKSVVLYVILAPYENEQSDLVHRISADKKLEEIPKYKELLKQFTTMELMRWAALVEDYGKELREGSPGSPATDVFLYSEEAEKRWKDLKNRVVEHNIRIMAKYYTRITMKRMAGLLDLSIDESEEFLSSLVVNKTIYAKVDRLAGIINFQRPKDPNDLLNDWSQKLNSLMSLVNKTTHLIAKEEMIHNLQ; from the exons ATGGCAGAAGAAAGATCCGAAAGATCCGATGGAAAGATTGTAAAGATGGAGGTCGACTACAGCTCAACTGTAGATCAACGTCTCCCGGAATGCGAGAAAATGGCTAAA GATGGCAAGCTGCAAGAAGCAGTTGAAAGCCTGCTATCATTAGAGAAGCAAACTAGAACG GCATCAGACATGGTGTCCACATCGAGAATCCTTGTGGCTGTGGTCCAGATGTGTTATGCAGCAAAAGACTGGGATGCTCTGAACGAAAACATTATGCTACTTTCCAAAAGGAGGAGTCAGCTGAAGCAG GCTGTTGCTAAAATGGTGCAAGAATGTTACAAATATGTTGATTCTGTGACGGATTTGACCATAAAGCTGCGGCTCATTGACACACTTCGGACTGTGACTGCTGGAAAG ATCTATGTCGAGATTGAGCGTGCCAGGCTCACAAAGACCTTGGCTAATATCAAGGAACAAAGTGGAGATGTAAAAGAGGCAGCATCCATTCTTCAGGAGCTGCAG GTGGAGACATATGGCTCaatggagaaaaaagaaaaggtggAGTTCATCCTGGAACAGATGAGGCTTTGTGTTGCTGTCAAGGATTACATTCGCACACAGATCATCAGCAAGAAGATAAACACCAAATTCTTCCAAGAGGAAGGCAGTGAG GAACTGAAGCTGAAGTATTACAACCTTATGATTCAAGTGGACCAACACGAGGGGTCTTACTTGTCTATCTGCAAACACTATCGGGCCATTTATGACACCCCATGCATCTTGGAAGACAGCAGAAAGTGGCAGCAG GCCCTGAAGAGTGTCGTGCTGTACGTGATTCTTGCACCATATGAGAATGAACAGTCTGACCTCGTACACAGAATCAGTGCAGATAAGAAATTGGAAGAGATTCCCAAATACAA GGAGCTTCTGAAGCAATTCACCACCATGGAGCTTATGCGTTGGGCTGCCCTTGTGGAGGATTATGGGAAGGAGCTGCGAGAGGGCTCACCTGGGAGCCCCGCTACAGATGTCTTTTTGTATTCCGAGGAGGCTGAGAAGCGGTGGAAGGACCTGAAGAACAGAGTAGTGGAGCAT AACATAAGAATAATGGCCAAATATTACACCAGAATCAccatgaagaggatggctgggcTCCTTGACCTCTCCATTGAC GAATCTGAGGAGTTTCTCTCCAGCTTAGTTGTGAACAAGACCATCTACGCCAAAGTGGACCGTCTGGCCGGAATCATCAACTTCCAGAGGCCCAAAGATCCCAACGACCTCCTTAATGACTGGTCACAAAAACTCAATTCTCTCATGTCACTGGTCAACAAGACCACACATCTCATTGCCAAGGAGGAAATGATCCACAACCTGCAGTGA